The genomic DNA GGCCAGCCCAAGGCCGGCGAGACCGTGGTGGTGGCCGCCGCCAGCGGCGCGGTGGGTGCGGTGGTGGGCCAGTTGGCCAAGATCCACGGCTGCAAGGCGGTCGGCATCGCCGGCGGCCCCGACAAGTGCCGCTACGTGGTCGAGGAACTGGGCTTTGACGCCTGCATCGACCACAAGGACCCGGCCATGGCCAATCTGCTGGCCAAGGCCGTGCCGCAAGGCATCGACGTGTATTTCGAGAACGTTGGCGGCGCGGTGTTCGACGCGGTGCTGCCGCTGCTCAATCCGCGCGCGCGGGTGCCGGTCTGCGGCCTGATCTCGGCCTACAACGCCACCAGCCTGCCCGAGGGCCCCGATCGCCTGCCGCTGTTGATGCGCACCATCCTGACCAAGCGCATCAAGATGCAGGGCTTCATCATCTTCAACGAATACGCGCCGCGCTTTGGTGAATTCCGCGCGGCCATGCAGGAGCTGCTGCGCGACGGGCGCATCAAGTATCGCGAAGACGTGGTCGATGGCCTGGAAAACGCGCCGCGGGGCCTGATGGGGCTGCTCAAGGGCGAGAATGCCGGCAAGCGCATCGTGCGCGTCGGCCCGGATGAATAGGAACGCAACATGAGGAGCGCAACATGAATATCCTGATCGTGCTGACTTCCCACGACACGCTGGGCGACACCGGCCGCAAGACCGGCTTCTGGCTGGAGGAATTCGCGGCCCCGTACTACGCTTTCCTGGACGCGGGGGCCACGCTGACGCTGGCCTCGCCGCAGGGCGGCCAGCCGCCGCTCGATCCCAAGAGCGACGACCCGGACGCCCAGACCGACGACACGCGCCGCTTCCGCCAGGACGCCGAGGCGCAGCGCCGCCTGGCGAACACGCGCCGCCTGGCCGAGGTGCAGGCGGCCGACTACGACGCCGTGTTCTATCCCGGCGGCCACGGTCCGCTGTGGGACCTGGCCGAAGACGCCCGGTCCGTGTCGCTGATCGAAACCATGCTCGCGGCCGGCAAGCCGGTGGCGGGGGTGTGCCACGCGCCGGGCGTGTTGCGCCATGCCAAGACCGCCGATGGCAAGCCGTTGGTGCAGGGCCGCCAGGTCACGGGTTTTTCCAACACGGAAGAGGCGGCGGTGCAATTGACCGCCGTGGTGCCTTTCCTGGTCGAGGATGAGCTGGCGATGTTGGGCGGTCTGTACAGCAAGGGGGCGGATTGGCAGCCGCACATCGTCTCGGATGGGCTGCTCATCACCGGGCAGAATCCGGCTTCGTCGGTCGGCGTCGCGCAGGCGCTGCTGGAACGCCTGAAGGCCTGAGCCCAAGGCGCGGGGCGACGTTGGGGTGAATCCGCGGATGAATCCGCGGGTCGATACGTGGGCAGGGCCCGCAGCGCCGGAACGGTACGTGCTTGTGTCAGAATCGATACTTTCTGACACAGACGCGCGGTTCCGCTGCAACCGCGCGCGCCAAGACCGATGCCTCCAGATGTACCCCCCAGCGCGGCGGCCACGCGTGCCGCAGGCTCCTGCGAAGCCGCGCTGTTTGCCGCGATGCAGGCCCGAGACGCCGCCACAGGCCGCCATTGCCACCGCGTCGTCGCCCTGAGCGTGGCGCTGGCCCGCGCCTGCGACCTGAACCAAGATGAACAAGACATGGTGGCCGTGGCCGCGCGGCTGCACGACGTCGGCAAGATCGGCACGCCGGACCGCGTGCTGTTCTCGCCCCGGCGGCTCGAAAAGGAAGATTGGGAAATCATGAAGGCCCATGCGGCCGTGGGGGCCGACATCATCCTGCATAGCGACATGCCGCAACGCGAGCGGATCGCGCAGGCGGTGCGCCACCACCACGAACACTTCGATGGGTCGGGCTATCCCGACGGACTGGCCGGGCACGCCATCCCGCTGTCCGCGCGCATCATTTCGCTGGCCGACTCCTACGATGCGCTCGGCGACGCGCGGCCCTACCATCCCGCGCGCACCCACGCCGAGATCATGCGCATCCTCAACCTGGAGGCCGGAGCCAAGTGCGATCCCGACCTGCTGCGCGTGTTCGAAA from Achromobacter xylosoxidans includes the following:
- a CDS encoding NADP-dependent oxidoreductase gives rise to the protein MPQSSSLNRRIVLASRPRGEPADSDFRLETGAVPEPGPGQLLLRTVYLSLDPYMRGRMSDAPSYAEPVQVGQPMVGGTVARVVASRHADYPVGEWVLSQSGWQDYAVSDGSGLLKLGPAPEHPSYSLGVLGMPGFTGYMGLLDIGQPKAGETVVVAAASGAVGAVVGQLAKIHGCKAVGIAGGPDKCRYVVEELGFDACIDHKDPAMANLLAKAVPQGIDVYFENVGGAVFDAVLPLLNPRARVPVCGLISAYNATSLPEGPDRLPLLMRTILTKRIKMQGFIIFNEYAPRFGEFRAAMQELLRDGRIKYREDVVDGLENAPRGLMGLLKGENAGKRIVRVGPDE
- a CDS encoding type 1 glutamine amidotransferase domain-containing protein gives rise to the protein MNILIVLTSHDTLGDTGRKTGFWLEEFAAPYYAFLDAGATLTLASPQGGQPPLDPKSDDPDAQTDDTRRFRQDAEAQRRLANTRRLAEVQAADYDAVFYPGGHGPLWDLAEDARSVSLIETMLAAGKPVAGVCHAPGVLRHAKTADGKPLVQGRQVTGFSNTEEAAVQLTAVVPFLVEDELAMLGGLYSKGADWQPHIVSDGLLITGQNPASSVGVAQALLERLKA
- a CDS encoding HD-GYP domain-containing protein, whose translation is MPPDVPPSAAATRAAGSCEAALFAAMQARDAATGRHCHRVVALSVALARACDLNQDEQDMVAVAARLHDVGKIGTPDRVLFSPRRLEKEDWEIMKAHAAVGADIILHSDMPQRERIAQAVRHHHEHFDGSGYPDGLAGHAIPLSARIISLADSYDALGDARPYHPARTHAEIMRILNLEAGAKCDPDLLRVFENMIQHSPLRVP